Proteins co-encoded in one Prunus persica cultivar Lovell chromosome G6, Prunus_persica_NCBIv2, whole genome shotgun sequence genomic window:
- the LOC18772496 gene encoding ribosome biogenesis protein TSR3 homolog isoform X3, translating into MGNNKRFKNHKPHRGQSSRTNNHLPHYGRGANGSQNPACNDFGQCDAKKCTGRKLSRFGFLKELRVNNGFGGIVLSPVGTLCVSREDYSLIQRKGLAVVDCSWARLDDVPFVKLRCTAPRLLPWLVAANPVNYGRPCQLSCVEALSAALFICGEEETANLLLGKFKWGHGFLSLNRELLKAYSKCENSADIISVQNDWLSQNSQLPKVPAEVKGADESSLREDEGSYDSDDGLPPLERNMNHLDIQESDDESE; encoded by the exons atgggtAACAACAAGCGGTTCAAGAACCACAAGCCCCATCGTGGACAATCTAGTCGGACCAATAACCATCTTCCACA CTACGGAAGAGGAGCCAACGGGTCCCAAAATCCAGCTTGCAAT GATTTTGGCCAATGTGATGCAAAAAAGTGCACAGGACGCAAGCTTTCAAGATTTGGGTTTTTGAAA GAATTGCGTGTCAATAATGGTTTTGGAGGAATTGTTTTGAG TCCAGTTGGGACGCTTTGTGTCTCAAGAGAAGATTATAGCTTAATCCAGAGAAAAGGATTAGCTGTTGTGGATTGCTCTTGGGCACGCTTGGATGATGTACCGTTTGTGAAGCTGCGTTGCACTGCTCCTCGCCTCT TGCCTTGGCTTGTAGCAGCAAATCCGGTAAATTATGGTCGACCCTGTCAACTATCTTGTGTGGAGGCATTATCTGCAGCTTTATTCATATG TGGGGAAGAAGAAACTGCAAATTTGTTGCTTGGAAAGTTCAAATGGGGTCATGGTTTCCTGTCCCTCAACAG GGAACTTCTAAAGGCATACTCTAAATGTGAAAATAGTGCTGATATTATTTCAGTCCAAAATGATTGGCTTTCACAAAATAGTCAACTTCCAAAGGTTCCTGCAGAAGTGAAAG GAGCGGACGAGTCATCCCTCAGAGAAGATGAGGGCTCTTATGATTCCGACGACGGACTTCCACCACTGGAAAGGAATATGAATCATTTAGACATACAGGAAAGTGATGATGAAAGTGAGTAA
- the LOC18772496 gene encoding ribosome biogenesis protein TSR3 homolog isoform X1: MGNNKRFKNHKPHRGQSSRTNNHLPHEGDSLPSDQATEEEPTGPKIQLAMWDFGQCDAKKCTGRKLSRFGFLKELRVNNGFGGIVLSPVGTLCVSREDYSLIQRKGLAVVDCSWARLDDVPFVKLRCTAPRLLPWLVAANPVNYGRPCQLSCVEALSAALFICGEEETANLLLGKFKWGHGFLSLNRELLKAYSKCENSADIISVQNDWLSQNSQLPKVPAEVKGADESSLREDEGSYDSDDGLPPLERNMNHLDIQESDDESE; encoded by the exons atgggtAACAACAAGCGGTTCAAGAACCACAAGCCCCATCGTGGACAATCTAGTCGGACCAATAACCATCTTCCACA tgaAGGTGATTCTCTACCATCTGATCAAG CTACGGAAGAGGAGCCAACGGGTCCCAAAATCCAGCTTGCAATGTGG GATTTTGGCCAATGTGATGCAAAAAAGTGCACAGGACGCAAGCTTTCAAGATTTGGGTTTTTGAAA GAATTGCGTGTCAATAATGGTTTTGGAGGAATTGTTTTGAG TCCAGTTGGGACGCTTTGTGTCTCAAGAGAAGATTATAGCTTAATCCAGAGAAAAGGATTAGCTGTTGTGGATTGCTCTTGGGCACGCTTGGATGATGTACCGTTTGTGAAGCTGCGTTGCACTGCTCCTCGCCTCT TGCCTTGGCTTGTAGCAGCAAATCCGGTAAATTATGGTCGACCCTGTCAACTATCTTGTGTGGAGGCATTATCTGCAGCTTTATTCATATG TGGGGAAGAAGAAACTGCAAATTTGTTGCTTGGAAAGTTCAAATGGGGTCATGGTTTCCTGTCCCTCAACAG GGAACTTCTAAAGGCATACTCTAAATGTGAAAATAGTGCTGATATTATTTCAGTCCAAAATGATTGGCTTTCACAAAATAGTCAACTTCCAAAGGTTCCTGCAGAAGTGAAAG GAGCGGACGAGTCATCCCTCAGAGAAGATGAGGGCTCTTATGATTCCGACGACGGACTTCCACCACTGGAAAGGAATATGAATCATTTAGACATACAGGAAAGTGATGATGAAAGTGAGTAA
- the LOC18772496 gene encoding ribosome biogenesis protein TSR3 homolog isoform X2: MGNNKRFKNHKPHRGQSSRTNNHLPHEATEEEPTGPKIQLAMWDFGQCDAKKCTGRKLSRFGFLKELRVNNGFGGIVLSPVGTLCVSREDYSLIQRKGLAVVDCSWARLDDVPFVKLRCTAPRLLPWLVAANPVNYGRPCQLSCVEALSAALFICGEEETANLLLGKFKWGHGFLSLNRELLKAYSKCENSADIISVQNDWLSQNSQLPKVPAEVKGADESSLREDEGSYDSDDGLPPLERNMNHLDIQESDDESE, translated from the exons atgggtAACAACAAGCGGTTCAAGAACCACAAGCCCCATCGTGGACAATCTAGTCGGACCAATAACCATCTTCCACA tgaAG CTACGGAAGAGGAGCCAACGGGTCCCAAAATCCAGCTTGCAATGTGG GATTTTGGCCAATGTGATGCAAAAAAGTGCACAGGACGCAAGCTTTCAAGATTTGGGTTTTTGAAA GAATTGCGTGTCAATAATGGTTTTGGAGGAATTGTTTTGAG TCCAGTTGGGACGCTTTGTGTCTCAAGAGAAGATTATAGCTTAATCCAGAGAAAAGGATTAGCTGTTGTGGATTGCTCTTGGGCACGCTTGGATGATGTACCGTTTGTGAAGCTGCGTTGCACTGCTCCTCGCCTCT TGCCTTGGCTTGTAGCAGCAAATCCGGTAAATTATGGTCGACCCTGTCAACTATCTTGTGTGGAGGCATTATCTGCAGCTTTATTCATATG TGGGGAAGAAGAAACTGCAAATTTGTTGCTTGGAAAGTTCAAATGGGGTCATGGTTTCCTGTCCCTCAACAG GGAACTTCTAAAGGCATACTCTAAATGTGAAAATAGTGCTGATATTATTTCAGTCCAAAATGATTGGCTTTCACAAAATAGTCAACTTCCAAAGGTTCCTGCAGAAGTGAAAG GAGCGGACGAGTCATCCCTCAGAGAAGATGAGGGCTCTTATGATTCCGACGACGGACTTCCACCACTGGAAAGGAATATGAATCATTTAGACATACAGGAAAGTGATGATGAAAGTGAGTAA
- the LOC18772687 gene encoding DNA-directed RNA polymerases II and V subunit 8A, translating into MVDFLFDDIFTLEKVDPDGKKFDKVSRIVAQSEKRGVSLTLDVNTEIYPMHEKDKFLMVLSPTLNWSGAPVAGKQGQVEQKSLADKFDYIMHGLLYKMSTEKGKSEYSKEGVKVEVYASFGGLQMMLKGDPTNCTKFKIDQNMFLLIRKLI; encoded by the exons ATGGTTGATTTCCTCTTTGATGATATTTTTACCCTTGAGAAAGTGGATCCAGATGGCAAAAAATTTGATAAAG TTTCCCGAATTGTAGCACAAAGTGAGAAGCGTGGTGTGTCACTGACCCTAGATGTGAATACGGAGATATATCCGATGCATGAGAAGGATAAATTCTTGATGGTGCTGTCGCCCACACTTAACTGGAGCGGAGCACCTGTTGCTGGAAAACAGGGACAG GTTGAGCAGAAATCTCTTGCAGACAAGTTTGATTATATAATGCATGGATTGCTGTATAAAATGTCAACAGAGAAAGGAAAATCAGAGTATTCAAAAGAAGGTGTCAAAGT GGAGGTATATGCTTCATTTGGTGGGCTTCAGATGATGCTGAAAGGAGATCCAACCAATTGTACTAAGTTTAAGATTGATCAGAACATGTTTTTGCTTATCAGGAAATTGATATGA